From Pseudomonas putida, one genomic window encodes:
- the rnc gene encoding ribonuclease III: MSASLARLERKLGYTFKDQDQMVLALTHRSYAGRNNERLEFLGDAILNFVAGEALFERFPQAREGQLSRLRARLVKGETLARLARGFDLGEYLRLGSGELKSGGFRRESILADALEALIGAIYLDADMQTARERVLAWLTDEFESLTLVDTNKDPKTRLQEFLQSRSCELPRYEVVDIQGEPHCRTFFVECEVVLLNNKSRGQGVSRRIAEQVAAAAALIALGVENGND; this comes from the coding sequence ATGAGTGCTTCCCTTGCCCGTCTCGAGCGCAAGCTCGGTTACACCTTCAAAGACCAGGACCAGATGGTGCTGGCCCTGACCCATCGCAGCTACGCCGGGCGCAACAATGAGCGCCTGGAGTTTCTTGGCGATGCCATTCTCAACTTCGTGGCCGGCGAGGCGCTGTTCGAGCGCTTCCCGCAGGCCCGCGAAGGGCAGTTGTCGCGCTTGCGTGCCCGTCTGGTCAAGGGTGAGACCCTGGCCCGTCTGGCCCGTGGTTTCGACCTGGGTGAGTACCTGCGCCTGGGCTCCGGTGAGCTCAAGAGCGGCGGTTTCCGCCGCGAGTCGATCCTGGCCGACGCCCTCGAAGCCCTGATCGGCGCCATCTATCTTGATGCCGACATGCAGACCGCCCGCGAGCGCGTGCTGGCCTGGCTGACCGACGAGTTCGAAAGCCTGACCCTGGTCGATACCAACAAAGACCCGAAAACCCGCCTGCAGGAGTTTCTGCAGTCGCGTAGCTGTGAGCTGCCTCGCTACGAGGTGGTGGACATCCAGGGCGAACCGCACTGCCGTACCTTCTTCGTCGAATGCGAAGTGGTGCTGCTGAACAACAAGAGCCGTGGCCAGGGCGTGAGCCGGCGTATTGCCGAGCAAGTCGCCGCCGCCGCCGCATTGATCGCCCTGGGCGTGGAGAATGGCAATGACTGA
- the cmoA gene encoding carboxy-S-adenosyl-L-methionine synthase CmoA, translating into MSKQPDRLFSQPLEQVPDFVFNEDVVRVFPDMIKRSVPGYPTIVENLGVLAARFAQPDTALYDLGASLGAVTQALRRHVRSEGCRVIAVDNSAAMVERCRQYLTAQDSMFQELLPVQVLEADILALPFEPASVVAMNFTLQFIAPEQRLALLGRIRQALLPGGALILSEKLRFADDQEQDLLNELHLDFKRANGYSELEIAQKRSAIENVMKPDTLHTHTERLHAAGFSKVVPWFQCLNFASLIALP; encoded by the coding sequence GTGAGCAAACAACCCGACCGCCTTTTCTCCCAGCCTCTGGAGCAAGTTCCCGACTTCGTGTTCAACGAAGACGTGGTGCGTGTGTTCCCGGACATGATCAAGCGCTCGGTGCCCGGTTACCCGACCATCGTCGAGAACCTTGGTGTGCTGGCCGCGCGCTTCGCCCAGCCTGATACCGCCCTGTATGACCTCGGCGCATCGCTGGGCGCCGTTACCCAGGCGCTGCGCCGCCATGTGCGCAGCGAGGGCTGCCGGGTCATCGCCGTGGACAACTCCGCCGCCATGGTCGAGCGCTGCCGCCAGTACCTCACCGCGCAAGACTCGATGTTCCAGGAACTGCTGCCGGTTCAGGTACTGGAGGCCGACATACTGGCCCTGCCCTTCGAGCCCGCCTCGGTCGTAGCGATGAACTTCACCCTGCAGTTCATCGCCCCGGAACAGCGCCTGGCGTTGCTTGGCCGCATACGTCAGGCATTGCTGCCCGGTGGCGCACTGATCCTCTCGGAAAAGCTGCGTTTCGCCGATGACCAAGAGCAGGATCTGCTCAATGAACTGCACCTGGACTTCAAACGTGCCAATGGCTACAGCGAACTGGAAATCGCCCAGAAGCGCAGCGCCATCGAGAACGTGATGAAGCCCGACACCCTGCACACCCACACCGAGCGCCTGCACGCGGCAGGCTTCAGCAAGGTGGTGCCGTGGTTCCAATGCCTTAATTTCGCCTCGCTGATAGCCCTGCCATGA
- the pdxJ gene encoding pyridoxine 5'-phosphate synthase, with translation MLLGVNIDHVATLRQARGTRYPDPVKAALDAEEAGADGITVHLREDRRHIQERDVVLLKDVLQTRMNFEMGVTEEMMAFAEKIRPAHICLVPETRQELTTEGGLDVAGQEARIKAAVERLSRTGAEVSLFIDADERQIEASRRVGAPAIELHTGRYADAQTPTEVAEELKRIVDGVAFGVGQGLIVNAGHGLHYHNVEAVAAIKGINELNIGHALVAHALFVGFKAAVAEMKALIVAASR, from the coding sequence ATGCTTCTCGGCGTCAACATCGACCACGTGGCTACCTTGCGCCAGGCCCGCGGCACACGCTACCCGGACCCGGTCAAGGCTGCGCTGGATGCCGAAGAAGCAGGCGCCGATGGCATCACCGTGCACCTGCGCGAAGACCGCCGGCATATCCAGGAGCGCGATGTGGTGTTGCTCAAGGACGTGTTGCAAACCCGCATGAATTTCGAGATGGGCGTCACTGAAGAGATGATGGCGTTCGCCGAGAAGATTCGCCCGGCACACATCTGCCTGGTGCCTGAAACACGCCAGGAACTGACCACCGAGGGCGGCCTTGACGTGGCTGGCCAGGAGGCACGGATCAAGGCAGCGGTGGAGCGCCTGTCGCGCACTGGCGCTGAAGTGTCGCTGTTCATCGATGCCGACGAGCGGCAGATCGAGGCATCGCGCCGCGTCGGGGCCCCGGCGATCGAATTGCACACCGGCCGTTATGCCGATGCTCAAACGCCGACTGAGGTTGCTGAGGAGCTCAAGAGGATCGTCGATGGCGTCGCTTTTGGCGTCGGCCAGGGGCTGATCGTCAATGCCGGCCATGGCCTGCATTACCACAACGTCGAGGCGGTGGCGGCAATCAAGGGCATCAATGAATTGAACATTGGCCACGCCTTGGTGGCCCATGCACTGTTCGTAGGTTTCAAGGCGGCGGTGGCAGAGATGAAGGCGCTGATCGTTGCAGCTTCGCGCTGA
- the lepA gene encoding translation elongation factor 4, whose amino-acid sequence MSDLSHIRNFSIIAHIDHGKSTLADRFIQLCGGLTAREMEAQVLDSMDLERERGITIKAHSVTLHYKALDGKTYQLNFIDTPGHVDFTYEVSRSLAACEGALLVVDAGQGVEAQSVANCYTAIEQGLEVMPVLNKMDLPQADPDRVKDEIEKIIGIDATDAVACSAKSGMGVDEVLERLVHTIPAPVGEIDAPLQALIIDSWFDNYLGVVSLVRVRQGRVKKGDKILVKSTGKVHLVDSVGVFTPKHTQTPDLKAGEVGFIIASIKDIHGAPVGDTLTLSSTPEVEMLAGFKKIQPQVYAGLFPVSSDDFEDFRDALQKLTLNDSSLQYMPESSDALGFGFRCGFLGMLHMEIIQERLEREYDLDLITTAPSVIYELELKTGETIVVDNPSKLPDVSSVTDFREPIVTATILVPQEHLGNVITLCIEKRGVQRDMQFLGSQVQVRYDMPMNEVVLDFFDRLKSTSRGYASLDYHFDRYQSANLVKLDVLINGDKVDALALIVHRDNAAYKGRALTEKMKELIPRQMFDVAIQAAIGGQIIARTTVKALRKNVLAKCYGGDVSRKKKLLEKQKAGKKRMKQVGNVEIPQEAFLAVLRLDS is encoded by the coding sequence GTGAGTGATTTGAGTCATATCCGCAATTTCTCCATCATCGCCCACATCGACCATGGCAAGTCGACGCTGGCCGACCGTTTCATCCAGTTGTGCGGTGGCCTGACGGCACGCGAAATGGAAGCTCAGGTTCTCGACTCCATGGACCTGGAGCGCGAACGCGGGATCACCATCAAAGCCCACAGCGTCACGCTTCACTACAAGGCGCTGGACGGCAAGACCTACCAGCTGAACTTCATCGATACCCCCGGCCACGTCGACTTCACCTATGAAGTCTCGCGTTCCCTGGCGGCGTGTGAGGGTGCGCTGCTGGTGGTGGACGCCGGCCAGGGCGTCGAAGCCCAGTCCGTCGCCAACTGCTACACCGCCATCGAGCAGGGCCTTGAGGTCATGCCGGTCCTGAACAAGATGGACCTGCCCCAGGCCGACCCTGATCGGGTCAAGGACGAGATCGAGAAGATCATCGGTATCGACGCCACCGATGCGGTAGCGTGCAGTGCCAAGAGCGGCATGGGCGTCGACGAGGTGCTCGAGCGTCTGGTCCACACCATCCCTGCGCCAGTGGGCGAAATCGATGCCCCGTTGCAGGCGTTGATCATCGACTCCTGGTTCGACAACTACCTGGGCGTGGTGTCGTTGGTGCGCGTGCGCCAGGGCCGCGTCAAGAAGGGCGACAAGATCCTGGTCAAGTCCACCGGCAAGGTGCACCTGGTCGACAGCGTGGGTGTGTTCACCCCGAAACATACCCAGACCCCTGACCTGAAAGCCGGTGAAGTTGGCTTCATCATTGCCAGCATCAAGGACATCCATGGTGCGCCGGTCGGCGACACCCTGACCCTGTCCTCGACCCCCGAGGTCGAAATGCTGGCAGGCTTCAAGAAGATTCAGCCGCAGGTTTATGCCGGCCTGTTCCCGGTCAGCTCCGACGATTTCGAGGACTTCCGCGACGCCCTGCAGAAGCTGACCCTGAACGACTCGTCGCTGCAGTACATGCCTGAGAGCTCCGACGCACTGGGCTTCGGCTTCCGTTGCGGCTTCCTGGGCATGCTGCACATGGAGATCATCCAGGAGCGCCTGGAGCGCGAGTACGACCTGGACCTGATCACCACCGCGCCAAGCGTGATCTACGAGCTGGAACTCAAGACCGGCGAAACCATCGTGGTCGACAACCCGTCGAAGCTGCCTGATGTTTCGTCTGTCACCGACTTCCGCGAGCCGATCGTCACCGCGACCATCCTGGTGCCGCAGGAGCATCTGGGCAACGTCATCACCCTGTGCATCGAGAAGCGTGGCGTACAGCGCGACATGCAGTTCCTCGGCAGCCAGGTTCAGGTGCGTTATGACATGCCGATGAACGAAGTGGTGCTGGACTTCTTCGACCGCCTCAAGTCGACCAGCCGCGGCTATGCTTCGCTGGACTATCATTTCGATCGCTATCAATCGGCCAACCTCGTCAAGCTGGATGTACTGATCAACGGCGACAAGGTCGATGCCCTGGCATTGATCGTGCACCGCGACAACGCGGCCTACAAAGGCCGTGCGTTGACCGAGAAGATGAAGGAACTGATCCCGCGGCAGATGTTCGATGTGGCGATCCAGGCAGCCATTGGCGGCCAGATCATTGCGCGGACAACCGTCAAGGCGCTCAGAAAGAACGTACTGGCCAAGTGCTACGGTGGTGACGTCAGCCGTAAGAAAAAGCTGCTGGAGAAGCAGAAGGCCGGTAAGAAACGCATGAAACAGGTGGGCAACGTGGAGATTCCACAAGAAGCCTTCCTCGCCGTGCTCAGGTTGGATAGCTAG
- the era gene encoding GTPase Era, translating into MTENNPTRCGYVAIVGRPNVGKSTLLNHILGQKLAITSRKPQTTRHNMLGIKTEGDVQAIYVDTPGMHKANDKALNRYMNRNASAALKDVDVVIFVVDRTRWTDEDQLVLERVQYVTGPLIIAVNKTDRMDEKAELIPHLQWLQEQLPNAEVVPISAQQGHNLDALEALIAKHLPENDHFFPEDQITDRSSRFLAAELVREKIMRQLGAELPYQITVEIEEFKQQGHVLHIHALILVERDGQKKIIIGDKGERIKRIGSDARKDMETLFDAKVMLNLWVKVKGGWSDDERALRSLGYGDL; encoded by the coding sequence ATGACTGAGAACAATCCGACCCGCTGCGGCTACGTGGCCATCGTCGGCCGCCCCAACGTGGGCAAGTCCACCTTGCTCAACCATATCCTCGGCCAGAAGCTGGCGATCACCTCGCGCAAGCCACAGACTACCCGCCACAACATGCTCGGCATCAAGACCGAGGGTGATGTGCAGGCCATCTATGTCGATACCCCCGGCATGCACAAGGCCAACGACAAGGCCTTGAACCGCTACATGAACCGCAATGCCTCGGCGGCCCTCAAGGACGTCGATGTGGTGATCTTCGTGGTTGACCGTACGCGCTGGACCGATGAGGACCAACTGGTGCTCGAACGCGTTCAGTACGTGACCGGCCCGCTGATCATTGCCGTCAACAAAACCGACCGCATGGACGAGAAAGCCGAGCTGATCCCGCACCTGCAGTGGCTGCAGGAGCAACTGCCCAATGCCGAGGTGGTACCCATCTCTGCCCAGCAAGGTCACAACCTCGACGCACTGGAGGCGCTGATCGCCAAGCACCTGCCGGAAAACGATCACTTCTTCCCGGAAGACCAGATCACCGACCGCAGCAGCCGTTTCCTGGCCGCTGAACTGGTGCGTGAGAAAATCATGCGCCAGCTGGGTGCCGAGTTGCCCTACCAGATCACCGTGGAGATCGAGGAGTTCAAGCAGCAAGGGCATGTGCTGCACATCCATGCGCTGATCCTGGTTGAACGGGACGGCCAGAAGAAGATCATCATTGGCGACAAGGGCGAGCGCATCAAACGCATCGGCTCCGACGCCCGCAAGGACATGGAAACCCTGTTCGACGCCAAGGTCATGCTCAACCTCTGGGTCAAGGTCAAAGGCGGCTGGTCCGATGACGAGCGCGCACTGCGCTCGCTGGGCTACGGCGACCTGTAA
- the lepB gene encoding signal peptidase I → MSLNFPLLLVIAVAVCGLLGLIDLLFLAPRRRAAVANYQGSVTQPEMAVVERLNKEPLLVEYGKSFFPVLFIVLVLRSFLVEPFQIPSGSMKPTLEVGDFILVNKFSYGIRLPVIDKKVIEVGDPQRGDVMVFRYPSDPNVNYIKRVVGLPGDQIRYTSDKRLFVNGQPVAEQLVGAEPGTLGSAELFKEKLGETEHLIRKEMTRYRMPPDQQWTVPAGHYFMMGDNRDNSNDSRYWDDPNIPKELHGMVPDRNIVGKAFAVWMSWPEPKLSHLPNLSRVGLIH, encoded by the coding sequence ATGTCGCTAAATTTCCCGCTGTTGCTAGTCATCGCCGTTGCCGTTTGCGGTCTGTTGGGCTTGATCGACCTGCTGTTCCTGGCTCCGCGCCGGCGGGCGGCGGTCGCCAACTACCAGGGTAGTGTCACTCAGCCAGAAATGGCGGTGGTCGAGCGCCTGAACAAGGAACCGCTACTGGTCGAGTACGGTAAGTCGTTCTTCCCGGTGCTGTTCATCGTCCTGGTGCTGCGCTCTTTCCTTGTGGAGCCGTTCCAGATTCCTTCGGGGTCGATGAAACCGACCCTGGAAGTGGGCGATTTCATCCTGGTGAACAAGTTCTCGTATGGCATTCGCCTGCCGGTGATCGACAAGAAGGTCATCGAGGTGGGTGACCCGCAACGCGGTGATGTGATGGTGTTCCGCTACCCAAGCGACCCGAACGTCAATTACATCAAGCGTGTGGTGGGCCTGCCAGGCGACCAGATCCGCTACACCAGCGACAAGCGGCTGTTCGTCAATGGCCAGCCAGTGGCCGAGCAATTGGTCGGTGCCGAGCCAGGTACCCTGGGCAGCGCCGAGCTGTTCAAGGAAAAACTTGGCGAAACCGAGCACTTGATCCGCAAGGAAATGACCCGTTATCGCATGCCGCCGGACCAGCAGTGGACCGTGCCGGCTGGCCATTACTTCATGATGGGCGACAACCGCGACAACTCCAACGACAGCCGTTACTGGGATGACCCGAACATTCCCAAGGAACTGCACGGCATGGTTCCGGACCGGAACATTGTCGGCAAGGCCTTCGCGGTCTGGATGAGCTGGCCAGAGCCAAAGCTCAGCCACTTGCCCAACCTGTCGCGGGTCGGCCTGATCCATTGA
- the recO gene encoding DNA repair protein RecO yields the protein MEQPVGQPAYVLHSRAYKETSALVDFFTPQGRVRAVLRRARGKGGSLVRPFVPLEVELRGRSELKNVGRLDSMGVAAWLHGDALFSGLYLNELLMRLLPAEAPQPELFEHYALTLQALAAGRPLEPLLRSFEWRLLEDLGYAFALDHDVSDEPIEAEGLYRLQVDAGLERVYLVQPGLFNGAQLLALAQADWDAPGALLAAKRLMRQALAVHLGPKPLVSRELFRKR from the coding sequence ATGGAACAACCTGTCGGCCAGCCGGCCTATGTGCTGCACAGCCGTGCCTATAAGGAAACCAGCGCGCTGGTGGACTTTTTCACACCGCAGGGGCGCGTGCGCGCGGTGTTGCGCCGAGCACGGGGCAAGGGTGGCAGCCTGGTGCGGCCGTTCGTGCCGCTGGAAGTGGAACTGCGCGGGCGCAGTGAGCTCAAGAACGTCGGGCGCCTGGACAGCATGGGCGTCGCTGCCTGGCTGCATGGCGATGCACTGTTCAGCGGCCTCTACCTCAATGAGCTGCTGATGCGCCTGCTGCCTGCCGAGGCACCACAACCCGAACTTTTCGAGCACTACGCACTGACCCTGCAGGCCCTGGCCGCCGGGCGGCCGTTGGAGCCCCTGCTGCGCTCCTTCGAGTGGCGCCTGCTGGAAGACCTGGGTTACGCCTTTGCGCTTGACCACGACGTCAGCGACGAGCCTATCGAGGCTGAGGGGCTTTACCGCTTGCAGGTCGATGCCGGCCTTGAGCGCGTTTACCTGGTGCAGCCTGGTTTGTTCAACGGCGCGCAGCTGTTGGCCCTCGCTCAGGCGGACTGGGACGCACCTGGTGCTCTGCTGGCGGCCAAGCGCCTGATGCGTCAGGCGCTGGCGGTCCATCTGGGGCCAAAACCGCTGGTCAGTCGGGAACTGTTTCGCAAGCGCTGA
- a CDS encoding DegQ family serine endoprotease, whose protein sequence is MFAAVLMLGQVLTAQAEEALPDFTTLVEQASPAVVNISTKQKLPDRRVAAGQMPDLEGLPPMFREFFERNIPQQPRSPRGDRQREAQSLGSGFIISSDGYVLTNNHVVADADEIIVRLSDRSELQAKLVGTDPRTDVALLKVDGKNLPTVKLGDSEKLKVGEWVLAIGSPFGFDHSVTKGIVSAKGRTLPNDTYVPFIQTDVAINPGNSGGPLFNMNGEVVGINSQIFTRSGGFMGLSFAIPIDVALDVSNQLKKDGKVSRGWLGVVIQEVNKDLAESFGLDKPAGALVAQVLEDGPAAKSGLQVGDVILSMNGQPIVMSADLPHLVGTLKAGAKAKLEIIRNGKRQNLDVTIGAMPDDDADIGTGTGADGSAERSSNRLGVSVSDLTAEQKKSLELKGGVVIKEVQDGPAAMIGLRPGDVISHLNNQAIASAKQFTEIAKELPKNRSVSMRVLRQGRASFITFKLAE, encoded by the coding sequence ATGTTCGCCGCCGTGCTGATGCTCGGCCAGGTGCTGACTGCCCAGGCCGAGGAAGCCTTGCCTGACTTCACTACCCTGGTCGAACAGGCCTCGCCGGCAGTGGTCAACATCAGTACCAAGCAAAAGCTGCCGGACCGCCGTGTTGCCGCCGGGCAGATGCCGGACCTCGAAGGGTTGCCGCCGATGTTCCGTGAGTTCTTCGAGCGCAACATACCGCAGCAGCCGCGTTCGCCCCGAGGTGACCGTCAGCGTGAGGCCCAGTCGCTGGGTTCAGGCTTCATCATTTCCAGTGACGGCTATGTGCTGACCAACAACCACGTGGTTGCCGATGCCGACGAGATCATCGTCCGTCTGTCGGATCGCAGCGAGCTGCAGGCCAAGCTGGTCGGCACCGACCCGCGCACCGACGTGGCCCTGCTCAAGGTCGACGGCAAGAACCTGCCCACCGTCAAACTGGGCGACTCCGAGAAGCTCAAGGTGGGTGAGTGGGTGCTGGCCATCGGTTCGCCGTTCGGTTTCGATCACTCGGTGACCAAAGGGATCGTCAGCGCCAAAGGCCGCACCCTGCCCAATGACACCTATGTGCCCTTCATTCAGACCGACGTGGCCATCAACCCGGGCAACTCCGGTGGGCCGCTGTTCAACATGAATGGCGAAGTCGTGGGTATCAACTCGCAGATCTTCACCCGTTCGGGTGGTTTCATGGGGCTGTCGTTCGCCATCCCGATCGATGTCGCGCTCGATGTTTCCAATCAGTTGAAGAAAGACGGCAAGGTCAGCCGCGGCTGGCTGGGTGTGGTCATTCAGGAGGTCAACAAGGACCTGGCTGAATCCTTCGGCCTCGACAAGCCGGCCGGCGCCCTGGTGGCGCAGGTGCTGGAAGATGGCCCGGCAGCCAAGAGCGGCCTGCAGGTGGGCGACGTAATCCTGAGCATGAACGGCCAACCGATTGTCATGTCGGCCGACCTGCCACACTTGGTCGGCACCCTGAAAGCTGGCGCCAAGGCCAAACTGGAAATCATCCGCAATGGCAAGCGCCAGAACCTGGATGTGACCATTGGTGCGATGCCTGATGACGATGCCGATATCGGCACCGGCACGGGTGCCGATGGCAGCGCAGAGCGCAGCAGCAACCGCCTGGGTGTGTCCGTCTCCGACCTGACTGCCGAACAGAAGAAGTCCCTGGAGCTCAAGGGCGGCGTGGTCATCAAAGAAGTCCAGGACGGCCCGGCTGCCATGATTGGCCTGCGTCCAGGTGACGTGATCAGCCACTTGAACAACCAGGCGATCGCCTCGGCCAAGCAGTTCACCGAAATTGCCAAGGAGCTGCCGAAGAACCGTTCGGTATCCATGCGCGTGCTGCGCCAGGGCCGTGCCAGCTTCATCACCTTCAAGCTGGCCGAATAA
- a CDS encoding protease inhibitor I42 family protein, whose translation MTAPRLLVPLSLALLTACAQQPRHTVELDAESECPQRLKIGQPLTLTLPSNPSTGYRWLVQNPASNILRSLGPEVYSAPEDAGIVGSAGLSTWRFEARAAGEGHLVLVYQQPWAPEVRPVQTFDCAVRVD comes from the coding sequence ATGACTGCCCCTCGTCTGCTCGTTCCCCTGAGCCTTGCCCTGCTCACCGCCTGCGCCCAGCAGCCCAGGCACACGGTCGAACTTGACGCTGAAAGTGAATGCCCCCAGCGCCTCAAGATCGGCCAGCCACTCACCCTGACCCTGCCCAGTAATCCCTCCACCGGCTACCGCTGGCTGGTGCAGAACCCGGCTTCGAACATCTTGCGCAGCCTCGGCCCCGAGGTTTACAGCGCGCCCGAGGACGCCGGCATCGTCGGCAGCGCGGGCTTATCCACCTGGCGCTTCGAAGCCCGCGCCGCCGGCGAAGGCCATCTGGTGCTGGTCTATCAGCAGCCCTGGGCCCCGGAAGTTCGGCCGGTGCAGACCTTCGATTGCGCGGTGCGGGTCGACTGA
- the cmoB gene encoding tRNA 5-methoxyuridine(34)/uridine 5-oxyacetic acid(34) synthase CmoB, with protein MIDLSPLVRRLAGTPLACWSQGLQAQLQAKLEKGHGDLERWRGALDALPALLPSEIDLVDGLRLDCDCDDATRAQMRHALMGLSPWRKGPFDLFGVHVDTEWRSDWKWSRVAPHLNLQGKRVLDVGCGNGYYQWRMLGAGADMVIGVDPNWLFFCQFQAVQRYLPDLPAWHLPFALEELPANLEGFDTVFSMGVFYHRRSPIEHLLALKDCLVKGGELVLETLVVEGDEQQVLVPEDRYAQMRNVWYLPSVPALERWLRRAGFSDVRCVDVSVTSVEEQRSTEWMRYQSLGDFLDPHDHSKTIEGLPAPRRATLLARK; from the coding sequence ATGATCGATCTGTCCCCTCTCGTCCGCCGCCTGGCGGGCACCCCACTGGCTTGTTGGTCGCAAGGCCTGCAAGCACAACTTCAAGCCAAGCTGGAGAAAGGCCACGGCGATCTCGAGCGCTGGCGCGGTGCGCTGGACGCCCTGCCGGCACTGCTGCCAAGCGAAATCGACCTGGTCGACGGCCTGCGGCTGGACTGTGACTGCGACGATGCCACCCGCGCGCAGATGCGCCACGCCCTGATGGGCCTGTCGCCTTGGCGCAAAGGGCCGTTCGACCTGTTCGGCGTGCATGTCGACACGGAGTGGCGCTCGGACTGGAAGTGGTCGCGCGTGGCTCCGCACCTGAACCTGCAGGGCAAGCGTGTGCTCGATGTGGGTTGCGGCAACGGCTATTACCAATGGCGCATGCTCGGCGCAGGCGCCGACATGGTCATCGGCGTTGACCCCAATTGGCTGTTTTTCTGCCAGTTCCAGGCCGTGCAGCGGTACCTGCCCGACTTGCCGGCTTGGCACCTGCCGTTTGCGCTGGAAGAGCTGCCAGCCAACCTGGAAGGTTTCGACACGGTCTTTTCCATGGGGGTGTTCTACCATCGCCGCTCCCCCATCGAGCACCTGCTGGCGCTCAAGGACTGCCTGGTCAAAGGGGGTGAGCTGGTACTGGAGACGCTGGTGGTCGAGGGCGACGAGCAGCAGGTACTGGTGCCTGAAGACCGCTATGCGCAGATGCGCAACGTCTGGTACCTGCCATCGGTACCGGCGTTGGAGCGCTGGTTGCGCCGTGCGGGTTTCAGCGATGTGCGCTGTGTGGATGTCAGTGTGACCAGTGTCGAGGAGCAGCGCAGCACCGAGTGGATGCGCTACCAGTCGCTGGGGGACTTCCTCGACCCGCACGACCATAGCAAGACCATTGAGGGATTGCCCGCCCCACGCCGCGCCACGCTGTTGGCGCGCAAATGA